One region of Halococcus salifodinae DSM 8989 genomic DNA includes:
- a CDS encoding TrmB family transcriptional regulator, translated as MTDHDDAVAALQRLGLSNYEAQVFIALQRVDSGTVRDVAQLTEVPRSQVYGAAEDLAGRGLIDIQQSNPIQYRAVGIEEARTRLRERLEREEERAFEYIETARSERTAEAETQEDIWTVRGRDTIADRVKQLVAGADDRVVHGIRAPSMLDDGVLDALGAAADRGVDVTAVSANEVVRERFVDTADVTVRAAPDAPEDQRSGRVLVVDADTLLLSVHGGPDLEGHEAAIWSAETGFAAVLVSMLDVWFDRHLQEEAER; from the coding sequence GTGACCGACCACGACGACGCGGTTGCGGCGCTCCAACGCCTCGGCCTCTCGAACTACGAGGCCCAGGTGTTCATCGCGCTCCAGCGAGTCGACTCTGGAACCGTTCGGGACGTGGCCCAGCTCACCGAGGTGCCGCGCTCGCAGGTCTACGGAGCGGCCGAGGACCTCGCCGGACGCGGTCTCATCGACATCCAGCAATCGAACCCGATCCAGTACCGCGCGGTCGGGATCGAGGAGGCACGCACTCGACTCAGAGAGCGCCTCGAACGCGAGGAGGAGCGGGCGTTCGAGTACATCGAGACCGCACGGAGCGAGCGCACCGCCGAGGCCGAAACCCAAGAAGACATCTGGACGGTGCGCGGTCGAGACACCATCGCCGATCGAGTGAAACAGCTCGTCGCGGGAGCCGATGATCGCGTGGTGCACGGCATCCGTGCTCCCTCGATGCTCGACGACGGCGTTCTCGACGCGCTGGGCGCGGCGGCCGATCGCGGCGTCGACGTGACGGCGGTGAGCGCGAACGAGGTAGTTCGCGAACGGTTCGTCGACACCGCGGACGTGACGGTGCGGGCAGCGCCCGACGCGCCCGAAGACCAGCGCAGCGGGCGCGTCCTCGTCGTGGACGCGGACACGCTCTTGCTCAGCGTCCACGGCGGTCCGGACCTAGAGGGTCACGAGGCCGCGATCTGGAGCGCCGAGACCGGCTTCGCCGCAGTGCTGGTCAGTATGCTCGACGTCTGGTTCGACAGACATCTACAAGAAGAGGCAGAGCGGTGA
- a CDS encoding efflux RND transporter permease subunit, protein MVDYQRYIDRIDEWITERPRTVIIAFVLLTVVFGAGLANISTDAGTSQFTQDSPAQAALDDIDQEFSATFEESNGSTQLIQSGSNVLAKDELLAMLESQQRLTEHEELRVVGSSSAASVVAQTIDPRATTPSAQIDAIEGATTGEIEAAIRTAAEGPGFTGLVSNDFNRKSASASATIGTVQHDVLGGVSSSAAGTGGESPLTPIQTRSQDVVGSVDSDIRVFGSGLVADEFTSIIFDSLIIVVPAAALLILVFLVFAYRDPIDLLLGVLSLVMAIIWTFGFTGLAGLPFSQMLIAVPPLLLAVGIDFGIHAINRYREERVQGIDVKQSMRTATDQLLVAFFIVTGTTVVGFAANGISDLQPIRQFGLIAAVGIVFTFLIFGIFLPAAKVWADQLRAKYGIPEFGLSPLGSEGSLLGRALLVGVGAAKRAPYALLVVTLLVSVASGFYATGVDTSFSQDDFLPPEEIPDYVEGLPEPFAPGEYTVTDTTNFLEDRFSTTQGSSVTVYAEGPLREDHSLEAIQRANQDPPDAIVASGREADAESIIGVIDTYAEQSPEFAQLVERNDVDDDGVPDDNLGTIYDALLDSPYRAQALQYITEDYRSTQVVYSTESDAANDEIANDARDLADRYRFTATATGQTIVTEAVSGTILTSAIQSLIAAFVVTAIFLVLIYYVIEGRPSLGLVNLAPILVSVALLAGSMRLFGIPLNALTATILSIAIGLGIDYSAHFVHRFADEYHEYDEEVLPALEETVRGTGGALTGSMLTTTTGIGVLALAITPILGQFGLVLALTIFFAYVASILVTPSVIVVWGRFA, encoded by the coding sequence ATGGTGGACTACCAGCGCTACATCGACCGGATCGACGAGTGGATCACCGAGCGACCGCGCACGGTGATCATCGCGTTCGTGCTCCTCACGGTCGTCTTCGGGGCCGGACTCGCCAATATCTCGACCGACGCCGGCACCAGCCAGTTCACCCAGGACAGCCCCGCACAGGCCGCGCTCGACGATATCGACCAGGAGTTCTCGGCGACGTTCGAGGAGAGCAACGGCAGCACACAGCTCATCCAATCGGGATCGAACGTACTCGCCAAAGACGAGCTGTTGGCGATGCTCGAATCCCAACAGCGCCTCACCGAGCACGAGGAACTGCGGGTAGTAGGGTCGTCGAGCGCCGCGAGCGTCGTCGCCCAGACCATCGACCCGCGGGCCACGACGCCGAGCGCACAGATCGACGCGATCGAGGGCGCGACCACCGGAGAGATCGAGGCCGCGATCCGGACTGCGGCCGAAGGGCCCGGCTTCACCGGCCTCGTGAGCAACGACTTCAACCGAAAGTCGGCGTCGGCCTCTGCAACCATCGGGACCGTCCAGCACGACGTTCTCGGCGGCGTCTCGTCGTCGGCAGCGGGCACTGGCGGCGAGAGCCCACTGACGCCGATCCAGACGCGCTCGCAGGACGTCGTCGGGAGCGTCGACAGCGACATCCGGGTGTTCGGCAGCGGACTCGTCGCCGACGAGTTCACCAGCATCATCTTCGACTCGCTGATCATCGTGGTCCCCGCGGCCGCCCTGCTGATTCTGGTCTTCCTGGTGTTCGCCTACCGCGACCCGATCGATCTCTTACTGGGGGTGCTCTCGCTCGTGATGGCGATCATCTGGACGTTCGGGTTCACCGGCCTCGCCGGGCTGCCGTTCTCCCAGATGCTCATCGCGGTGCCGCCACTCCTCCTCGCAGTCGGGATCGACTTCGGCATCCACGCGATCAACCGGTATCGCGAGGAACGGGTCCAGGGGATCGACGTCAAGCAGTCGATGCGGACCGCGACCGATCAGCTGCTGGTGGCCTTCTTCATCGTCACCGGCACCACCGTGGTGGGGTTCGCCGCGAACGGCATCAGCGATCTCCAGCCGATCCGTCAGTTCGGACTGATCGCCGCGGTCGGGATCGTGTTCACGTTCCTGATATTCGGGATCTTCCTGCCGGCGGCGAAGGTGTGGGCCGATCAGCTCCGGGCGAAGTACGGCATCCCGGAGTTCGGTCTCTCGCCGCTCGGGTCGGAGGGGTCGCTGCTGGGACGTGCGCTGCTGGTCGGTGTCGGGGCCGCAAAGCGCGCGCCCTACGCCCTACTGGTCGTGACGCTGCTCGTCTCGGTGGCCTCGGGCTTCTACGCCACCGGCGTCGACACCTCCTTCTCCCAGGACGACTTCCTCCCGCCGGAGGAGATTCCCGACTACGTCGAGGGGCTGCCCGAGCCGTTCGCGCCCGGCGAGTACACCGTGACCGACACGACGAACTTCCTCGAAGACCGGTTCAGCACTACCCAAGGGAGTTCGGTGACGGTGTATGCCGAGGGGCCGTTACGCGAGGACCACAGTTTGGAAGCGATCCAACGCGCGAATCAGGACCCGCCCGACGCGATCGTGGCAAGCGGTCGTGAGGCCGACGCCGAGAGCATCATCGGCGTGATCGACACGTACGCAGAGCAGTCACCCGAGTTCGCACAGCTGGTCGAACGGAACGACGTCGACGACGACGGCGTACCCGACGACAACCTCGGCACGATCTACGACGCGCTGCTCGACTCCCCCTATCGAGCGCAGGCGCTCCAGTACATCACCGAGGACTACCGGAGCACACAGGTGGTCTACTCGACCGAGTCGGACGCCGCTAATGACGAGATCGCGAACGACGCACGCGACCTCGCGGATCGGTACCGCTTTACCGCAACCGCGACCGGTCAAACCATCGTGACTGAGGCAGTCTCCGGGACGATCCTCACGTCGGCGATCCAGAGCCTCATCGCGGCGTTCGTCGTCACGGCGATCTTCCTGGTGCTCATCTACTACGTCATCGAGGGCCGACCGTCGCTCGGCCTCGTCAATCTCGCACCGATCCTCGTCTCGGTCGCGCTGCTCGCGGGATCGATGCGGCTGTTCGGGATCCCGCTCAACGCGCTGACCGCGACGATCCTCTCGATCGCGATCGGGCTCGGGATCGACTACTCCGCACACTTCGTCCACCGCTTCGCCGACGAGTACCACGAGTACGACGAGGAAGTCCTTCCCGCGCTCGAAGAGACCGTTCGCGGGACCGGCGGCGCGCTCACGGGAAGCATGCTCACCACCACGACCGGGATCGGGGTGCTCGCGCTGGCGATCACACCGATCCTCGGCCAGTTCGGGCTGGTGCTCGCGCTGACCATCTTCTTCGCGTACGTCGCTTCGATCCTGGTCACGCCATCGGTGATCGTGGTCTGGGGGCGGTTCGCGTGA
- the hmgB gene encoding hydroxymethylglutaryl-CoA synthase, translating into MTVGIDAMEIHAGKLRLDLAETFAPAMDEDPGKYTKGLGLHASSFPDVHEDIVTMGANAAHRLMERKGLEPDDIGRIDVATESAFDNSKPVSTYIAGCLEAVYEGDFHHANKGERKFACISGTQSLDDAYNWIRAGRNRGRAALVIATDTALYARGDAGEATQGAGAVAMLISEDPDLVALSQEQGFGSADETDFLKPNQQFPSVDGKRSVQVYLARMREALEDYESVAGRVYSEEFRYVPFHTPFPGMVRKAALLGYRHMTRGTAIEDDLEPAIGRQPLPDEFDDESGYRDAVREYMDALKETEQYGEWYDNAIEPTLDIARHVGNWYTGSVHVARLSALRRAREDGIDATGERLLVGSYGSGAQAEIHTETVQEEWETELAALSIDDQLEARRDISFEEYEEIHDAHNHAKDDEFDALTTPSGEFVRDGQGPMNERTYRYVE; encoded by the coding sequence ATGACCGTCGGTATCGACGCAATGGAGATCCACGCGGGCAAGCTCCGGCTCGACCTCGCGGAGACGTTCGCGCCAGCGATGGACGAAGACCCCGGAAAGTACACCAAAGGCCTCGGGCTCCACGCGAGCTCGTTCCCCGACGTCCACGAGGACATCGTCACGATGGGCGCGAACGCCGCCCACCGGCTGATGGAGCGAAAGGGGCTCGAACCCGACGACATCGGCCGGATCGACGTCGCCACCGAAAGCGCGTTCGACAACTCCAAACCCGTTTCGACCTATATCGCGGGCTGTCTCGAAGCGGTGTACGAGGGCGATTTCCACCACGCCAACAAGGGCGAGCGGAAGTTCGCGTGCATCTCGGGTACCCAGAGCCTCGACGACGCCTACAACTGGATCCGCGCCGGTCGGAACCGGGGTCGGGCGGCGCTAGTGATCGCCACCGACACCGCGCTCTACGCTCGCGGCGACGCCGGCGAGGCGACCCAGGGTGCGGGTGCGGTCGCCATGCTCATCAGCGAAGACCCGGATCTCGTTGCGCTCAGCCAGGAGCAGGGGTTCGGCAGCGCCGACGAGACCGATTTCCTCAAGCCGAACCAGCAGTTCCCCAGCGTCGACGGCAAGCGCTCGGTACAGGTCTACCTCGCACGGATGCGCGAGGCCCTGGAGGACTACGAGTCGGTCGCGGGCCGGGTCTACTCCGAGGAGTTCCGGTACGTCCCCTTCCACACCCCGTTCCCGGGGATGGTCCGGAAGGCCGCGCTGCTCGGCTACCGCCACATGACCCGCGGCACCGCGATCGAGGACGACCTCGAACCCGCGATCGGCCGCCAGCCCCTTCCCGACGAGTTCGACGACGAATCGGGCTACCGCGACGCCGTCCGCGAGTACATGGACGCGCTCAAGGAAACCGAGCAGTACGGCGAGTGGTACGACAACGCCATCGAGCCGACGCTCGACATCGCGCGCCACGTCGGCAACTGGTACACTGGCTCGGTCCACGTCGCCCGCCTGAGCGCGCTCCGTCGCGCCCGCGAGGACGGGATCGACGCCACAGGCGAGCGCCTTCTCGTGGGATCGTACGGCAGCGGCGCGCAGGCCGAGATCCACACCGAGACCGTCCAGGAGGAGTGGGAGACAGAGCTCGCCGCACTCTCGATCGATGACCAGCTCGAAGCGCGCCGCGACATCTCCTTCGAGGAGTACGAGGAGATCCACGACGCCCACAACCACGCGAAGGACGACGAGTTCGACGCGCTCACGACACCCAGCGGCGAGTTCGTCCGCGACGGCCAGGGGCCGATGAACGAGCGAACCTACCGCTACGTCGAGTAG
- a CDS encoding GNAT family N-acetyltransferase, whose translation MFPERIETDRLVLERLCHENVDLQAFYRICSDADGSAEMDEVTQYMPWEPHTTINESKEFIDGAEKRWNEDESADYAIRPADGEDGAGEFAGVGSLHPDWDRRTGGLGTWLRKRFWGRGYSGERAAALMELAFERLDLEVVAVTHHADNEKSKRAIEKYIEAHGGRCDGRLRNWVPYGDEVADEYRYTITQSEYREATGD comes from the coding sequence ATGTTCCCCGAGCGCATCGAAACCGATCGACTGGTACTCGAACGTCTCTGTCACGAGAACGTCGACCTCCAGGCGTTCTATCGCATCTGTTCGGACGCTGATGGTAGTGCGGAGATGGACGAGGTCACCCAGTACATGCCGTGGGAGCCCCACACGACGATCAACGAATCGAAAGAGTTCATCGATGGGGCGGAAAAGCGGTGGAACGAAGACGAGAGCGCGGACTACGCCATTCGTCCTGCCGACGGCGAGGACGGCGCGGGCGAGTTCGCCGGCGTCGGCTCGCTGCATCCCGACTGGGATCGGCGTACCGGCGGCCTCGGGACGTGGCTCCGCAAGCGCTTCTGGGGCCGTGGCTACTCGGGCGAGCGCGCGGCGGCGCTGATGGAACTCGCCTTCGAACGCCTCGATCTCGAAGTGGTCGCGGTCACCCACCACGCCGACAACGAGAAATCCAAACGAGCGATCGAGAAGTACATCGAAGCCCACGGCGGTCGCTGCGATGGTCGTCTGCGGAACTGGGTGCCCTATGGCGACGAGGTGGCCGACGAATATCGCTACACCATCACGCAGTCGGAGTACCGCGAGGCGACCGGAGACTGA
- a CDS encoding sugar O-acetyltransferase — protein sequence MPTEKTKMLDGEPYDASDPELVAEREHARTLTRQYNATDETDHERRNELLDELLGSVGEDCHVEPPFRCDYGDNIHVGENFYANVDCVVLDVCRVDIGRNCLLGPGVHVYTATHPIDAAERAEGLESGEPVTIGDDVWIGGRAVIDPGVTVGDGAVVGSGAVVTEDVPAGVVVKGNPAEIVTEID from the coding sequence ATGCCCACCGAGAAAACGAAGATGCTGGACGGCGAGCCCTACGACGCGAGCGATCCCGAACTCGTGGCCGAACGCGAGCACGCACGAACACTCACCCGACAGTACAACGCAACCGACGAGACCGACCACGAACGGCGAAACGAGCTCCTCGACGAACTCCTCGGCTCTGTGGGCGAGGACTGCCACGTGGAACCACCCTTTCGGTGTGATTACGGCGACAACATCCACGTCGGCGAGAACTTCTACGCGAACGTCGACTGCGTGGTGCTCGACGTCTGTCGCGTCGATATCGGCCGCAACTGCCTGCTCGGACCGGGCGTTCACGTCTACACCGCGACCCACCCGATCGACGCCGCCGAGCGAGCCGAGGGACTAGAATCCGGCGAGCCGGTCACGATCGGCGACGACGTCTGGATCGGCGGACGCGCGGTGATCGATCCCGGCGTCACGGTCGGCGACGGTGCGGTGGTCGGTTCCGGTGCAGTCGTCACCGAGGACGTTCCCGCCGGTGTTGTGGTCAAAGGGAACCCAGCGGAAATCGTGACAGAAATCGACTGA
- a CDS encoding OPT family oligopeptide transporter: MARESGTSAETTGVDPYVPADSSTTELTVKAVVLGLMLNVVLMAANAYLGLRAGLTISASIPAAVISMGMFYGLSRIGIEGTILENNIVQTMTSAGSSLTAGVIFSLAGVAFLGESIDIVTTATVSLLGGVLGVLFMIPMRRYLIVDQHQELPYPEGTACADVLQAGEQGGRGVRFVSLGFIVGAVYMALADIWGVIRTTIEGAFAVTNTRGFALGGDFTPALVGVGYIIGPRIAAYILGGGLVSWMMLIPLLVTGGMVPPDAAGGTLFEQANAVWSSYVRYVGAGAMIVGGLYAIASMRSTIVDAVRLAGAEFSEGLNGDTDRKRTARDLPMAIVVVGAAIVAILLVVVPQVQVGLLGAVIAVIAAFLFVAVSSYLVGVVGSSSNPVSGMTVATILIAAVVLRSTGVSDPVIVLTTGSVVAIAAAVAGDTSQDLKTGYLLGATPRKQQIAQLIGIGLSALFAGGILVFFNQAYGLGSQTLPAPQAGLMALIAESVLGGTANWGMVLIGATFAVVLIMMDVPVLPFAVGMYLPISLATPIFLGGVLKALVTRYVERTGDEEATERATLNGRIVAAGLIAGEAIMGIVVGAIRILGIGSGGTIPFPVGVGDQLSLWLGVVAIGGLLAFIAASTLRGAKDTGDVEELY; encoded by the coding sequence ATGGCACGGGAGAGTGGCACATCCGCGGAGACGACGGGTGTCGATCCGTACGTTCCAGCCGACAGCAGCACGACCGAACTCACGGTGAAGGCGGTCGTGCTCGGGCTCATGCTCAACGTCGTTCTGATGGCGGCGAACGCGTATCTCGGGCTGCGCGCCGGGCTGACGATCAGCGCCTCCATTCCGGCGGCGGTCATCAGTATGGGGATGTTTTACGGCCTCTCACGCATCGGGATCGAGGGGACGATCCTCGAGAACAACATCGTCCAGACGATGACCTCGGCCGGCTCGTCGCTGACTGCGGGCGTGATCTTCTCGCTGGCGGGCGTGGCCTTCCTCGGCGAGTCGATCGACATCGTGACGACGGCGACGGTTTCGCTGCTCGGCGGGGTTCTCGGTGTGCTGTTCATGATCCCGATGCGGCGCTATCTCATCGTCGATCAGCACCAGGAGCTTCCCTACCCCGAGGGGACCGCCTGCGCGGACGTCCTTCAGGCGGGCGAGCAGGGCGGGCGCGGCGTCCGGTTCGTCTCACTGGGGTTCATCGTGGGCGCGGTCTACATGGCGCTCGCGGACATCTGGGGCGTGATCCGGACGACGATCGAGGGTGCGTTCGCGGTCACGAACACCCGAGGATTCGCGCTCGGCGGAGATTTCACACCGGCACTCGTCGGCGTCGGCTACATCATCGGGCCACGGATCGCGGCGTACATCCTCGGCGGCGGGCTGGTCTCGTGGATGATGCTGATCCCGCTGCTCGTCACCGGCGGGATGGTCCCCCCCGATGCGGCCGGCGGGACGCTGTTCGAGCAGGCGAACGCGGTCTGGAGCAGCTACGTCCGCTACGTCGGGGCGGGCGCGATGATCGTCGGCGGGCTGTACGCGATCGCGTCGATGCGCTCGACGATCGTCGATGCCGTCCGGCTCGCGGGCGCGGAGTTCAGCGAGGGCCTCAACGGCGACACCGACCGCAAACGCACCGCCCGCGATCTCCCGATGGCGATCGTCGTCGTCGGCGCAGCCATCGTCGCGATCTTGCTCGTCGTCGTTCCACAGGTTCAGGTCGGGCTGTTGGGCGCGGTCATCGCGGTGATCGCGGCGTTCCTGTTCGTCGCGGTGTCGTCGTATCTCGTCGGCGTCGTCGGGAGCTCGTCGAACCCCGTCTCGGGGATGACCGTCGCGACGATCCTGATCGCCGCGGTCGTGCTCCGCTCGACCGGCGTCTCGGACCCCGTCATCGTGTTGACCACCGGCTCGGTCGTGGCGATCGCCGCCGCGGTCGCCGGCGATACCTCACAGGACCTCAAAACCGGCTATCTCCTCGGTGCGACGCCGCGCAAACAGCAGATCGCCCAGCTCATCGGGATCGGGCTGTCGGCGCTGTTCGCCGGCGGGATCCTCGTGTTCTTCAACCAGGCCTACGGTCTCGGGAGCCAGACCCTGCCCGCACCGCAGGCCGGGCTGATGGCGCTGATCGCCGAGAGCGTCCTCGGCGGGACCGCGAACTGGGGGATGGTGCTGATTGGTGCGACGTTCGCGGTCGTCCTCATCATGATGGATGTTCCAGTACTGCCGTTCGCGGTCGGGATGTACCTCCCGATCAGCCTGGCGACGCCGATCTTCCTCGGCGGCGTGCTGAAAGCGCTCGTCACCCGCTACGTCGAGCGAACGGGCGACGAGGAAGCGACCGAGCGCGCCACTCTCAACGGTCGTATCGTGGCCGCAGGCCTGATCGCCGGCGAGGCGATCATGGGGATCGTCGTCGGCGCGATCCGTATCCTCGGTATCGGCAGTGGCGGAACGATCCCGTTCCCCGTGGGCGTCGGTGATCAGCTCTCGCTGTGGCTCGGGGTCGTCGCCATCGGGGGACTCCTCGCGTTCATCGCCGCGAGCACGCTCCGCGGGGCGAAGGACACGGGCGACGTCGAGGAGCTCTACTGA
- a CDS encoding GNAT family N-acetyltransferase, producing MNHRPYDPDRDAAELWECKAAFERELGGLGAGEKADTYDGKLTEDYRERYLAWVDRCVERDADCVTVAESSDEDGLAGYVFVLPEDLAMIWDAAVLNELYVRESARGTGLADDLLAAAYECARAQDLPVDRIALDVGTKNDRAASVYRREGFEPWGNLVARDLD from the coding sequence ATGAACCACAGACCGTACGACCCCGACCGCGACGCAGCGGAACTCTGGGAGTGCAAGGCGGCGTTCGAGCGCGAACTCGGCGGGCTGGGTGCGGGCGAAAAGGCCGACACGTACGACGGGAAACTCACCGAGGACTACCGCGAGCGGTACCTCGCGTGGGTCGATCGCTGTGTCGAACGCGACGCCGACTGTGTGACCGTCGCCGAATCGAGCGACGAGGACGGGCTCGCGGGCTACGTTTTCGTCCTCCCCGAAGACCTCGCGATGATCTGGGACGCCGCGGTGTTGAACGAACTCTACGTTCGCGAGTCCGCCCGCGGGACGGGGCTCGCCGACGATCTCCTCGCGGCGGCGTACGAATGCGCTCGCGCTCAGGATCTCCCCGTCGACCGGATCGCGCTCGACGTCGGAACGAAAAACGACCGTGCGGCGAGCGTCTACCGACGCGAGGGGTTCGAGCCGTGGGGCAACCTCGTCGCGCGCGATCTCGATTAG
- a CDS encoding metal-dependent hydrolase: MPSTVVHCALAGLLAAGLLADAFDARAVAIVLAVTIVPDLDAFAGFLIPGGHRSVLHTLLLPLGIAALLYYDTRVRETSFVRRRWHARGARIAWVSVAAVAFAAIGLDLVGGGVNLFYPIHDQFYALSGELLFSNNRGLVQTFVELGGGEAEAARGSTEQVHINSGVDPTRGAEPENVERVFPVAQSGWQLLLIVTSVFVLAARLWERR, translated from the coding sequence GTGCCATCGACGGTCGTCCACTGCGCGCTCGCGGGACTGCTCGCCGCCGGGTTGCTCGCCGACGCCTTCGACGCCCGTGCGGTCGCGATCGTGCTCGCGGTGACGATCGTTCCCGATCTCGATGCCTTCGCGGGATTTCTGATCCCGGGCGGCCACCGCTCCGTGCTCCACACCCTCCTGCTCCCTCTCGGGATAGCGGCGCTGCTCTACTACGACACCCGCGTTCGTGAGACGTCGTTCGTCCGGAGGCGGTGGCACGCTCGCGGTGCGCGAATCGCGTGGGTGAGCGTCGCTGCGGTCGCGTTCGCGGCCATCGGTCTCGATCTCGTCGGTGGTGGCGTGAACCTCTTCTATCCGATCCACGACCAGTTCTACGCCCTCTCGGGCGAACTGCTGTTCTCGAACAACCGTGGACTCGTCCAGACGTTCGTCGAACTCGGCGGTGGGGAGGCCGAGGCCGCACGTGGCTCCACCGAGCAGGTCCACATCAACTCCGGCGTCGATCCCACGCGTGGAGCCGAACCGGAAAACGTCGAGCGGGTCTTCCCGGTGGCTCAGTCGGGCTGGCAGCTCCTGTTGATCGTCACGAGCGTGTTCGTCCTCGCGGCCCGGCTGTGGGAGCGGCGGTGA
- a CDS encoding helix-turn-helix domain-containing protein: MAEPGPRRELAGKIAGDVVLSDDPGATIRKWRTDFDVSQTALADQLDVSASVVSDYESGRRQSPGINIVRRLIEALLDIDEARGGEHLRQYARVLSAGFEGDIVRDLREYPTAVGLERFYRTIGATEVVAGTHDTVAGHTVIDSIEAITRLSSEEFYRLYGQSTNRALVFTGVTRGESPLVALRVVTPTPNAVVLHGLGEDDLWEHAPALARADGFSLAVCDGDLDGMLDTLAEFP; encoded by the coding sequence ATGGCCGAGCCCGGACCGCGTCGCGAGCTCGCCGGGAAGATCGCTGGCGACGTGGTGCTGAGCGACGATCCCGGGGCGACGATCCGCAAATGGCGAACGGATTTCGACGTCTCCCAGACCGCGCTCGCCGACCAGCTCGACGTCTCGGCGTCGGTGGTCTCGGACTACGAGAGCGGCCGGCGACAGAGTCCGGGGATCAACATCGTTCGTCGGCTCATCGAGGCGCTGCTCGACATCGACGAGGCCCGCGGCGGCGAGCATCTCCGCCAGTACGCCCGCGTGCTCTCGGCGGGGTTCGAGGGCGACATCGTCCGCGATCTCCGGGAGTATCCCACTGCAGTCGGACTGGAACGGTTCTACCGCACGATCGGCGCGACCGAAGTCGTCGCGGGCACCCACGACACCGTCGCGGGCCACACCGTGATCGACTCGATCGAGGCGATCACGCGACTCTCCTCCGAGGAGTTCTACCGGCTCTACGGCCAGAGCACGAACCGTGCGCTGGTGTTCACCGGCGTCACGCGGGGCGAGTCGCCGCTGGTCGCGCTTCGGGTCGTGACCCCGACCCCGAACGCGGTCGTGCTCCACGGGCTCGGCGAGGACGATCTCTGGGAACACGCGCCCGCGCTCGCCCGCGCCGACGGCTTCTCGCTTGCGGTGTGTGACGGCGACCTCGACGGGATGCTTGACACCCTCGCGGAGTTTCCGTAA
- a CDS encoding PqqD family protein: MSERSPTATPIRTTEDWDCECVDGSRKVTIQRPRQPRNRVDELLFDLFDTPTERELELDAAGSVVWCHCDGDTTVAEVAEELAATVSDERIEPIGDTLSYFLAQLAELDLIRYADA, encoded by the coding sequence GTGTCCGAGCGTTCCCCGACCGCGACGCCGATCCGCACGACCGAGGACTGGGACTGCGAGTGCGTCGACGGCAGTCGAAAAGTGACGATTCAGCGGCCGCGTCAGCCGCGGAATCGCGTCGACGAGCTCCTCTTCGATCTGTTCGATACGCCGACCGAGCGCGAACTCGAGCTCGATGCGGCCGGTAGCGTCGTCTGGTGTCACTGCGACGGGGACACCACGGTTGCGGAGGTCGCCGAGGAGCTCGCTGCGACCGTCTCCGACGAGCGCATCGAACCCATCGGCGACACCCTGTCGTACTTCCTGGCACAGCTGGCCGAACTCGATCTGATCCGGTACGCGGACGCCTGA